A part of Babylonia areolata isolate BAREFJ2019XMU chromosome 6, ASM4173473v1, whole genome shotgun sequence genomic DNA contains:
- the LOC143282904 gene encoding choline/ethanolamine transporter flvcr2a-like, whose translation MKKKEKEMKKEKEKEEEMTEEETGTGTGEEGQGQGEGEGGSKDTVHVYRRRWLMLVLFCAYSFSNAVQWIHLNIIANVIERYYNSSLPADDYQRSMAIDWLSMVFMLAYIPLIFPATWILDKKGLRVCMVCGSFMNGLAAWLKCASVGEDLFGVLMFAQTVAAISQIWVLGIPARMAAVWFGPREVSTATSLGVFGNNLGIAFGFLTSPLLVPNSDSLDDIGTHLRNMFFGTAAFTTAVFLLNLILFQKEPPTPPSRAQQHQLEMEVNANYTKSLLNLVKNKGFVLLMLSYGMNAACFYAVSTLLNNTILDYYPGEEESAGRIGLTLVLAGIVGAIAAGVWLDRTLTFKGTSVGIYILTTASMAAFTFTLGLNHLWLVFLTAGLLGLTMTGYLPVGFEFAAELTFPESEGTSSGILNAVAQLLGIGMTMGMRAMTESVSVLWANITITIVLFCGVVITCFIKADLRRQAAGQEILEKMDNIEITVSTSFNENSPAPKPSTAEPVSLASDGSDQQPKIWTIQD comes from the exons atgaagaagaaggagaaggagatgaagaaggagaaggagaaggaggaggagatgacagaggaggagacaggtacagggacaggggaggaggggcaggggcagggggagggagagggaggcagcaAAGATACGGTGCACGTGTACCGAAGACGGTGGCTGATGCTGGTGCTGTTCTGTGCCTACTCCTTCAGCAATGCTGTGCAGTGGATCCACCTCAACATCATCGCCAACGTCATCGAACGCTACTACAACAGCAGTCTGCCTGCGGACGACTATCAG AGGTCGATGGCCATAGACTGGCTGTCCATGGTGTTTATGCTGGCCTACATTCCTTTGATCTTCCCGGCCACCTGGATCCTGGACAAGAAAGGGTTAAGGGTCTGCATGGTGTGTGGATCTTTCATGAACGGTCTGGCTGCCTGGCTCAAGTGTGCCAGCGTTGGAGAG GACCTGTTCGGGGTACTGATGTTCGCCCAGACAGTGGCGGCCATCTCTCAGATCTGGGTGCTGGGAATTCCTGCCCGAATGGCGGCCGTCTGGTTCGGACCTCGGGAAGTCTCCACAGCCACCTCGCTGGGCGTCTTCGGCAACAAT cttggCATCGCCTTCGGGTTCCTGACCTCCCCCCTGTTGGTGCCCAACTCTGACTCCTTGGACGACATAGGCACCCACCTGAGGAACATGTTCTTCGGCACCGCTGCCTTCACCACTGCCGTCTTCCTCCTCAACCTCATCC TGTTTCAAAAGgagccccctacacccccaagCAGAGCGCAGCAACATCAGCTGGAGATGGAGGTCAACGCCAACTACACCAAATCGCTTCTCAACCTGGTCAAGAACAAAGGATTCGTTCTGCTCATGCTCTCTTACG gcATGAATGCTGCCTGCTTTTACGCCGTTTCCACGCTGCTCAACAACACAATTTTGGATTACTATCCT ggggaggaagaaagtgcTGGCAGAATCGGACTGACGCTGGTGTTGGCGGGAATCGTTGGTGCTATCGCGGCCGGTGTTTGGTTGGACAGGACTCTCACCTTTAA GGGTACATCTGTGGGTATCTACATCCTGACCACGGCCAGCATGGcggccttcaccttcacccttgGCCTCAACCATCTGTGGCTCGTTTTCTTGACTGCTGGGCTGCTGGG acttaCCATGACGGGATACTTACCTGTCGGCTTTGAGTTCGCTGCGGAACTGACGTTTCCGGAATCGGAAGGCACCTCTTCCGGTATCCTCAATGCGGTTGCGCAGCTGCTGGGCATCGGCATGACGATGGGCATGCGCGCGATGACGGAAAGTGTATCCGTTCTTTGggccaacatcaccatcactatcgtcCTCTTCTGTGGCGTCGTGATCACGT gTTTCATCAAAGCCGATTTAAGACGACAAGCGGCTGGACAAGAG ATCCTCGAGAAAATGGACAACATAGAAATCACCGTGTCGACATCATTCAACGAAAACTCCCCAGCTCCAAAACCGTCCACCGCAGAACCAGTGAGTCTCGCCTCGGATGGCAGCGATCAACAGCCAAAGATCTGGACCATTCAAGATTGA